A genomic region of Streptomyces sp. R33 contains the following coding sequences:
- the gmd gene encoding GDP-mannose 4,6-dehydratase, translating to MGKTALITGVTGQDGSYLSELLLSKGYTVHGLVRRSSSFNTERIDHIYQDPQTANRSFVLHHADLSDGVALVNLLREIRPDEVYNLGAQSHVRVSFDAPLYTGDVTGLGALRLLEAIRASGVDTRIYQASSSEMFGATPPPQNEKTPFHPRSPYGAAKVFAYWTTVNYREAYDMFAVNGILFNHESPRRGETFVTRKITRAVARIKAGLQEHLYLGNLDAVRDWGYAPEYVDAMWRMLQQDEPTDYVVATGVAATVREFVESSFAHAGLDWAEHVRYDPKYERPSEVDALIGDASKAHQLLGWKPTVLVAELARIMVDADIRQVEDQLAGVTVRIDR from the coding sequence ATGGGCAAGACCGCACTGATAACCGGCGTCACCGGGCAGGACGGCTCCTACCTCTCCGAGCTGCTGCTCTCCAAGGGCTACACGGTGCACGGCCTCGTGCGGCGGTCCTCCAGCTTCAACACCGAGCGCATCGACCACATCTACCAGGACCCGCAGACCGCCAACCGGTCCTTCGTCCTGCACCACGCCGACCTCTCCGACGGTGTGGCGCTCGTGAACCTGCTCCGCGAGATCAGGCCCGACGAGGTCTACAACCTCGGCGCCCAGTCCCATGTGCGGGTGTCCTTCGACGCTCCCCTCTACACCGGCGACGTGACCGGCCTCGGCGCCCTGCGGCTGCTCGAGGCGATCCGGGCCAGCGGCGTGGACACCCGGATCTACCAGGCCTCGTCCTCGGAGATGTTCGGGGCCACCCCGCCGCCGCAGAACGAGAAGACCCCGTTCCACCCGCGCAGCCCGTACGGCGCCGCCAAGGTCTTCGCGTACTGGACCACGGTGAACTACCGCGAGGCGTACGACATGTTCGCCGTCAACGGGATCCTCTTCAACCACGAGTCCCCGCGCCGCGGCGAGACCTTCGTGACCCGCAAGATCACCCGCGCCGTCGCCCGCATCAAGGCCGGTCTGCAGGAGCACCTCTACCTCGGCAACCTCGACGCGGTCCGCGACTGGGGCTACGCCCCCGAGTACGTGGACGCCATGTGGCGGATGCTCCAGCAGGACGAACCGACCGACTACGTCGTCGCCACGGGAGTGGCCGCCACGGTCCGCGAGTTCGTCGAGTCGTCCTTCGCCCACGCGGGCCTCGACTGGGCCGAGCACGTGCGCTACGACCCCAAGTACGAGCGCCCGAGCGAGGTCGACGCCCTCATCGGCGACGCCTCCAAGGCCCATCAACTGCTTGGCTGGAAGCCGACGGTGCTGGTGGCCGAGTTGGCTCGGATCATGGTCGACGCCGACATCCGGCAGGTCGAGGACCAGTTGGCGGGCGTGACGGTCCGCATCGACCGCTGA
- a CDS encoding LamG-like jellyroll fold domain-containing protein → MRRSRGLTAALVLSLAGAGTGIGLVLMPEASAITPPVAFTADELPTWQPNGIVFAMAQANGTVFAGGTFSAVRPPDGTSGAEQEAVNFVALDAATGKPTSCKLAFTIGDGSATVRALAVSKDKKTLYAGGYFGAVNGTPVSSVAAIDIESCTPKASFHPGFPATVRDLAVTDDTLYAAGDFGTVEGQTRERFAAVDAGSGALKPFVANADEPGRAIEITPDGKNALLGGDFFSVNGSNTHALAVVNATTGAVAKTYSNIPSNSVVKDIATDSTGFYTGNEGSGGGVFDGRIGLRLSDFSEKWRDRCLGATQAVLPYDGVLYSSSHAHDCSLEGQFPDGKRNFFNAQLTNYEGASPAPVDGFVRSPRKLGWHPTANDGLGEGIGPRAMTIAEKGDVKYMWAGGEFTAINGKPQQALTRFASTGDVGAPTTPVASAGSVKPGEVQVRWRTSYDADDSKLTYRIYRNGSASPIATVAAESLEWERPQASWNDTTVKAGQSYTYRVTATDAAGNTSALSATASVTVPSSVQAYPNQVRADGANLYWRYDDTISPYVADSSESGNTSGIQLNAPALRQTPGAISGASTAMGFNGTSQQVYSDHRQTVGSAFSVETWFKTNTTRGGKLIGFGNNTARNSGTYDKQIYMTNTGRLVFGVYNGSTRTVSTGLFDTYNDNKWHHVVGTLGAGGMELIVDGQSKGTLNVTSAISYEGYWHVGGDNLGSWPTKPTSNFFAGQIDETAVYPKALTAAQAKNHYDLAKAPSDTVSKVSATEDTYINQGAPSAANGASTSLAVRGTSAYETYLRFNLPAAPAGQVLKSAALQIKTSTQASAGTADKVSVVPVTGAWSGASTTFNNKPTLGTTPLGAFASVPDGSAIQSTPLDTAALSPVLGSSYSLALTSTGTDPLWIWSMESTAADAAPQLVLTFGPK, encoded by the coding sequence ATGCGTAGATCCAGAGGGCTGACTGCTGCCCTCGTCCTGTCACTGGCCGGCGCCGGCACCGGCATAGGTCTGGTGCTGATGCCCGAGGCGTCCGCCATCACGCCTCCCGTGGCATTCACCGCCGACGAGCTGCCCACCTGGCAGCCCAACGGCATCGTCTTTGCGATGGCCCAGGCGAACGGCACCGTCTTCGCGGGCGGCACCTTCTCGGCCGTCCGTCCGCCCGACGGCACCAGCGGCGCCGAGCAGGAAGCCGTGAACTTCGTGGCGCTGGACGCCGCGACGGGCAAGCCGACCTCGTGCAAGCTCGCCTTCACCATCGGCGACGGCAGCGCGACCGTCCGTGCCCTGGCCGTCTCCAAGGACAAGAAGACCCTGTACGCGGGCGGCTACTTCGGCGCCGTCAACGGCACCCCGGTCTCCAGCGTCGCGGCGATCGACATCGAGAGCTGCACCCCCAAGGCCTCCTTCCACCCGGGCTTCCCCGCCACCGTGCGCGACCTCGCCGTCACGGACGACACCCTGTACGCGGCCGGCGACTTCGGCACCGTCGAGGGCCAGACCCGCGAGCGGTTCGCCGCGGTCGATGCCGGCTCCGGTGCGCTCAAGCCCTTCGTCGCCAACGCCGACGAGCCCGGCCGCGCGATCGAGATCACCCCGGACGGCAAGAACGCGCTCCTGGGCGGCGACTTCTTCTCGGTCAACGGCTCCAACACGCACGCCCTGGCCGTCGTGAACGCCACCACGGGCGCGGTCGCCAAGACGTACAGCAACATCCCGTCGAACTCCGTGGTCAAGGACATCGCCACCGACTCGACCGGCTTCTACACCGGCAACGAGGGTTCCGGCGGCGGCGTCTTCGACGGCCGCATCGGCCTCAGGCTGAGCGACTTCAGCGAGAAGTGGCGCGACCGCTGCCTCGGCGCGACCCAGGCCGTGCTCCCGTACGACGGAGTGCTCTACAGCTCCTCGCACGCGCACGACTGCTCGCTCGAGGGACAGTTCCCCGACGGCAAGCGCAACTTCTTCAACGCGCAGCTGACCAACTACGAAGGCGCGTCCCCGGCGCCCGTGGACGGTTTCGTGCGCAGCCCGCGCAAGCTCGGCTGGCACCCCACCGCCAACGACGGCCTCGGCGAGGGCATCGGCCCGCGCGCCATGACGATCGCCGAGAAGGGCGACGTCAAGTACATGTGGGCCGGCGGTGAGTTCACCGCCATCAACGGCAAGCCGCAGCAGGCGCTCACCCGTTTCGCCTCCACCGGCGACGTCGGCGCCCCGACGACCCCGGTCGCGAGCGCCGGCAGCGTCAAGCCCGGTGAGGTCCAGGTCCGCTGGCGCACCAGCTACGACGCGGACGACAGCAAGCTGACCTACCGCATCTATCGCAACGGCTCCGCCAGCCCGATCGCCACGGTCGCCGCCGAGTCCCTGGAGTGGGAGCGTCCCCAGGCCTCCTGGAACGACACCACGGTCAAGGCCGGCCAGTCGTACACCTACCGCGTGACGGCCACCGACGCGGCGGGCAACACCAGCGCCCTGTCGGCCACGGCCTCGGTCACGGTCCCGAGCTCGGTGCAGGCGTACCCGAACCAGGTCCGCGCCGACGGCGCCAACCTGTACTGGCGCTACGACGACACCATCAGCCCGTACGTCGCCGACTCCTCGGAGAGCGGCAACACCAGCGGCATCCAGCTCAACGCCCCGGCCCTGCGCCAGACGCCCGGCGCGATCAGCGGCGCCAGCACGGCGATGGGCTTCAACGGCACCAGCCAGCAGGTGTACAGCGACCACCGCCAGACCGTGGGCAGTGCCTTCTCGGTCGAGACCTGGTTCAAGACGAACACCACGCGCGGCGGCAAGCTGATCGGCTTCGGCAACAACACCGCGCGCAACAGCGGCACGTACGACAAGCAGATCTACATGACCAACACCGGTCGTCTGGTCTTCGGCGTCTACAACGGCTCGACGCGCACCGTCTCCACCGGTCTGTTCGACACGTACAACGACAACAAGTGGCACCACGTCGTCGGCACCCTGGGTGCGGGCGGCATGGAGCTGATCGTCGACGGCCAGAGCAAGGGCACGCTGAACGTCACCAGCGCCATCTCGTACGAGGGCTACTGGCACGTCGGCGGCGACAACCTCGGCAGCTGGCCGACCAAGCCGACGAGCAACTTCTTCGCCGGCCAGATCGACGAGACGGCCGTGTACCCGAAGGCGCTCACCGCGGCCCAGGCCAAGAACCACTACGACCTGGCCAAGGCGCCCTCCGACACGGTCTCCAAGGTCTCCGCGACCGAGGACACCTACATCAACCAGGGCGCCCCGAGCGCGGCCAACGGCGCGAGCACCTCGCTGGCCGTCCGCGGCACCTCGGCGTACGAGACGTACCTGCGCTTCAACCTGCCGGCCGCGCCGGCCGGGCAGGTCCTGAAGTCCGCCGCGCTCCAGATCAAGACGTCGACCCAGGCGAGCGCCGGTACGGCCGACAAGGTGTCCGTGGTCCCGGTCACCGGCGCCTGGAGCGGTGCGAGCACGACGTTCAACAACAAGCCGACCCTGGGCACCACCCCGCTCGGCGCGTTCGCGAGCGTGCCGGACGGCTCGGCGATCCAGAGCACCCCGCTGGACACCGCCGCGCTCTCCCCGGTGCTGGGCAGCAGCTACAGCCTGGCCCTGACGAGCACGGGCACCGACCCGCTGTGGATCTGGTCCATGGAGTCGACGGCAGCGGACGCCGCTCCGCAGCTCGTCCTCACCTTCGGCCCGAAGTAA
- a CDS encoding glycosyltransferase: MRVLHAVTLHSPSHAFGGPVRVALNLAGGLRARGHEAGLLALGEGFPDPWPTSVEGVPAKLFPARRILPLGFSGMTSPALLASAGRLVRDADVVHVHLARDLVTLPVALAALRAGKPLVLQTHGMVDPSEKLLAKVLDAVAVRRLLRGADAVLYLTPHEREGLDAVVGAPLPGAVRLVNGTTAQKERPALAGPPRILYSARLQARKRPVDFVDAAPAILAAHPDAEFVVAGPDEGELPAVKARIGELGLTSRFTVPGALSTAEVLTELRRAHVYVLPSVDEPFPMSVLEALSVGVPTVVTHSNGLARDIATASAGHAVTPGPAGVAEAVLALLDPAENAKASAAARELATESFSMDAVLDTLIPVYEAAQR, translated from the coding sequence GTGAGAGTCCTGCACGCCGTCACGCTCCACTCCCCCTCGCACGCCTTCGGCGGGCCGGTCCGGGTCGCGCTGAACCTGGCCGGGGGGCTGCGTGCGCGCGGCCACGAGGCCGGCCTGCTGGCGCTCGGCGAGGGCTTCCCGGATCCGTGGCCCACCTCCGTGGAGGGGGTGCCGGCGAAGCTGTTCCCGGCCCGGCGCATCCTGCCCCTGGGCTTCAGCGGGATGACCTCGCCGGCCCTGCTGGCCTCGGCGGGCCGGCTGGTCCGGGACGCGGACGTGGTCCACGTCCACCTGGCGCGGGACCTGGTCACGCTGCCGGTGGCCCTGGCGGCGCTGCGGGCCGGCAAGCCCCTGGTGCTGCAGACCCACGGGATGGTGGACCCGAGCGAGAAGCTGCTGGCCAAGGTGCTGGACGCGGTGGCCGTGCGCCGGCTGCTGCGCGGCGCGGACGCGGTGCTGTACCTGACCCCGCACGAACGGGAGGGCCTCGACGCGGTGGTGGGCGCCCCGCTGCCGGGGGCGGTCCGGCTCGTGAACGGCACCACGGCACAGAAGGAGCGCCCGGCGCTCGCCGGTCCCCCGCGCATCCTGTACTCGGCGCGCCTGCAGGCCCGTAAGCGCCCGGTGGACTTCGTGGACGCGGCCCCGGCGATCCTGGCGGCGCACCCGGACGCGGAGTTCGTGGTGGCCGGCCCGGACGAGGGCGAACTGCCGGCGGTGAAGGCGCGCATAGGGGAGCTGGGCCTGACGTCCCGCTTCACGGTCCCGGGGGCCCTGTCCACTGCCGAGGTCCTGACGGAGCTGCGCCGGGCGCACGTCTATGTCCTCCCCTCGGTGGACGAGCCGTTCCCGATGTCGGTGCTGGAGGCGCTGTCGGTGGGCGTGCCGACGGTGGTCACCCACTCCAACGGGCTGGCCCGCGACATCGCGACCGCGAGCGCCGGCCACGCGGTCACCCCGGGCCCCGCCGGCGTCGCGGAGGCGGTCCTCGCCCTCCTGGACCCCGCCGAGAACGCCAAGGCCTCGGCCGCGGCCCGCGAACTGGCCACGGAGTCCTTCTCGATGGACGCGGTCCTGGACACCCTGATCCCGGTCTACGAGGCGGCCCAGCGCTGA
- a CDS encoding sugar transferase — MRHVHFPAQRLAAGAAESARLAAAPARRLGDKARWYLPAALTADFLGAAVPVGLVFHAAQQVRPVYCALGAALAWTGVQAVRRRYAARVLGESRGVLPVVHDWLILIGVLAVARVVTGESTPRLSALGALLPALLITVACHKLTYRHLSAARREAHAVSRVLLVGEPGAAESVIEHLAARTDHPYVVVGVVPVGPGPLEGGVPVAARLDAAAPEAPNADSAAVLGAVRSHHADLVLVAPGARIAGERLRRVAWALHDAGLELAVFPGLVEVSVKRLETLSAGGLAVLRVAPPVSRGVQTLLKSVLDRAGAALGLLLLSPVFLGIVLAIRLGSRGPAFYRQRRIGRDGVPFVMWKFRTMVVDADRLKNELSGANENDGLMFKIRRDPRVTRVGRLLRRTSMDELPQLFNVLSGHMSLVGPRPPLPEEVAQYDEVELRRLTVRPGMTGLWQISGRSDLSWDETIQLDLQYVDNWSFTSDVDVMGRTLRAVVDGRGAY, encoded by the coding sequence ATGAGGCATGTCCATTTTCCTGCGCAAAGACTGGCCGCAGGAGCCGCCGAATCGGCACGGCTCGCGGCCGCCCCGGCGAGGCGGCTCGGCGACAAGGCCCGTTGGTACCTGCCCGCTGCCCTCACGGCCGACTTCCTCGGCGCCGCGGTCCCCGTAGGGCTGGTCTTCCATGCGGCGCAGCAGGTCCGGCCGGTGTACTGCGCCCTCGGCGCGGCCCTGGCATGGACCGGCGTGCAGGCGGTGCGCCGGCGGTACGCGGCCCGCGTCCTCGGAGAATCACGCGGTGTGCTGCCCGTCGTACACGACTGGCTGATTCTGATCGGTGTCCTGGCCGTGGCCCGCGTGGTGACCGGTGAGAGCACCCCCCGGCTGTCCGCGCTCGGCGCCCTGCTGCCCGCCCTCCTCATCACCGTGGCCTGCCACAAGCTGACCTACCGTCACCTCTCGGCGGCCCGCCGCGAGGCGCACGCCGTCAGCCGGGTCCTGCTGGTCGGTGAACCCGGCGCCGCCGAGTCCGTCATCGAGCACCTGGCCGCGCGCACCGACCACCCGTACGTCGTCGTCGGAGTGGTGCCGGTCGGCCCCGGCCCGCTCGAGGGCGGGGTGCCCGTCGCGGCCCGGCTCGACGCCGCCGCGCCCGAGGCCCCGAACGCGGACTCCGCCGCGGTGCTCGGCGCCGTCCGCAGCCACCACGCCGACCTGGTGCTGGTCGCCCCCGGCGCGCGGATCGCGGGGGAGCGGCTGCGCAGGGTCGCCTGGGCGCTGCACGACGCGGGCCTCGAACTCGCCGTCTTCCCCGGCCTCGTGGAGGTCTCCGTCAAGCGGCTGGAGACGCTGTCCGCGGGCGGGCTCGCCGTACTGCGGGTGGCTCCGCCGGTGAGCCGCGGCGTCCAGACCCTGCTCAAGTCGGTCCTCGACCGCGCGGGGGCCGCGCTCGGACTGCTGCTGCTCTCCCCGGTCTTCCTCGGCATCGTCCTGGCGATCCGGCTCGGCTCGCGCGGCCCGGCGTTCTACCGCCAGCGGCGCATCGGGCGCGACGGGGTGCCGTTCGTCATGTGGAAGTTCCGCACCATGGTCGTGGACGCGGACCGGCTCAAGAACGAGCTGTCCGGGGCCAACGAGAACGACGGCCTGATGTTCAAGATCCGCCGCGACCCCCGGGTGACCCGGGTGGGCCGGCTGCTGCGCCGCACCTCCATGGACGAACTGCCCCAGCTGTTCAACGTGCTGAGCGGGCACATGTCGCTCGTCGGCCCGCGCCCGCCGCTGCCGGAGGAGGTGGCCCAGTACGACGAGGTCGAGCTGCGCCGGCTCACCGTGCGGCCGGGCATGACCGGACTCTGGCAGATCAGCGGACGCTCCGACCTGTCCTGGGACGAGACGATCCAGCTCGACCTGCAGTACGTCGACAACTGGTCCTTCACCAGTGACGTCGACGTCATGGGCCGTACCCTCCGCGCCGTCGTCGACGGTCGCGGAGCGTACTGA
- a CDS encoding lipopolysaccharide biosynthesis protein gives MIETNRPAAVPAEDEPDLLRDQFKQLLRYRRLLGAGVGIGLLGGVYLGISTADTYVATADIVLRAPTDDPFNPSLAPDKAINIGSERQVALSSSIANEAAKKLGVSSKDFAGLRSGLQVTNPPQTMVLRFTYTASSPKQAATRANAMTEAYLLKRQESLDVTRDKMVKGYQEQRDPVAKNLDELVKQINAMPAGPGRDAAYSSKTDLQSKVNTLNSNIAKLQALDMTPGRVTSAATPPSDTDGPGIPMSLALGAAVGLALGLLAAWVRLVFDPAPRSEGDVARALRAPVLGYLPRAKTIGGPLLAAGEEDPRLAEEFRSVAFRLAYDSRFADRRRLLVVAPRGSSETAAAAAVNLAASFAETGKDVLLIEADLRTPVLASQLPTGAGGRPRWSQTPGSPAAGGQAAAHGDSDWPDGRQLVVDAGESGAFDLIPGEPVRNVARALTSPRATRLISEADSPNSTVVVLAPPVLSYADALALVDRVDGVLVVCDPRAVHRSDLSRIRELISGAGGTVLGAVLHAPLPGEKRSRGGRGGKSKAAGAPAAAARPSAPQPQPQPLTRQPNQPHQANRQAEPEQHIPGDGTDTVALRTVRMGRR, from the coding sequence CTCAGGGACCAGTTCAAGCAGCTCCTGCGCTACCGCCGCCTCCTCGGGGCGGGTGTCGGCATCGGCCTGCTGGGCGGCGTCTACCTCGGCATCTCCACGGCCGACACCTACGTCGCGACCGCGGACATCGTGCTGCGCGCACCCACCGACGACCCCTTCAACCCGAGCCTCGCGCCCGACAAGGCGATCAACATCGGCTCGGAGCGGCAGGTCGCGCTCAGCTCCTCCATAGCCAACGAGGCCGCCAAGAAGCTCGGCGTGTCCTCGAAGGACTTCGCCGGCCTGCGCAGCGGCCTCCAGGTGACCAACCCGCCGCAGACGATGGTGCTGCGCTTCACGTACACCGCGTCCTCCCCCAAGCAGGCCGCGACCCGCGCCAACGCGATGACCGAGGCCTACCTGCTCAAGCGGCAGGAGTCCCTCGACGTCACCCGCGACAAGATGGTCAAGGGGTACCAGGAGCAGCGCGATCCGGTCGCCAAGAACCTCGACGAGCTCGTCAAGCAGATCAACGCCATGCCGGCCGGTCCGGGGCGCGACGCCGCGTACTCCTCGAAGACGGACCTCCAGAGCAAGGTCAACACGCTCAACAGCAACATCGCGAAGCTCCAGGCCCTGGACATGACCCCGGGCCGGGTCACCAGCGCCGCGACCCCGCCGTCCGACACCGACGGCCCGGGCATCCCGATGTCGCTCGCGCTCGGCGCGGCCGTGGGCCTCGCGCTCGGTCTGCTCGCCGCGTGGGTGCGGCTCGTCTTCGACCCGGCGCCGCGCTCCGAGGGCGACGTGGCGCGGGCCCTGCGCGCGCCCGTGCTCGGCTACCTGCCGCGGGCCAAGACCATCGGCGGACCGCTGCTCGCGGCCGGCGAGGAAGACCCCCGGCTCGCCGAGGAGTTCCGCTCGGTGGCCTTCCGGCTCGCCTACGACTCCCGCTTCGCCGACCGGCGCCGGCTGCTCGTCGTCGCCCCGCGCGGCAGCAGCGAGACAGCCGCCGCGGCGGCCGTGAACCTGGCCGCCTCCTTCGCGGAGACCGGCAAGGACGTCCTCCTCATCGAGGCCGACCTGCGCACCCCGGTGCTGGCCAGCCAGCTGCCGACCGGTGCGGGCGGCCGGCCGCGCTGGAGCCAGACGCCGGGCAGCCCGGCCGCCGGCGGGCAGGCCGCCGCGCACGGCGACTCCGACTGGCCCGACGGACGCCAGCTCGTCGTCGACGCCGGGGAGTCCGGCGCCTTCGACCTGATCCCGGGCGAGCCGGTCCGCAACGTGGCCCGTGCGCTGACCTCCCCGCGCGCCACCCGGCTGATCTCCGAGGCCGACTCCCCCAACTCCACCGTCGTCGTGCTCGCGCCGCCCGTGCTCTCGTACGCCGACGCCCTCGCGCTCGTCGACCGCGTCGACGGGGTCCTGGTCGTCTGCGACCCGCGCGCCGTCCACCGCAGCGACCTGTCCCGGATCCGCGAGCTGATCAGCGGCGCCGGCGGCACGGTGCTCGGCGCGGTGCTGCACGCCCCGCTGCCCGGCGAGAAGCGCAGCCGCGGGGGCCGCGGCGGCAAGTCGAAGGCTGCGGGCGCCCCGGCCGCTGCGGCCCGGCCGTCCGCGCCGCAGCCGCAGCCGCAGCCGCTCACGCGGCAGCCGAACCAGCCGCACCAGGCGAACCGGCAGGCCGAGCCGGAGCAGCACATCCCGGGCGACGGCACGGACACGGTGGCCCTGCGCACGGTGCGCATGGGCCGCAGATGA
- a CDS encoding GDP-L-fucose synthase family protein, with translation MTSSLPLLPPNARVFVAGHRGLVGSAVARRLTADGHEVLTRGRADLDLRDAAATGAYLKDVRPDAVVLAAAKVGGIMANSTYPVQFLEDNLKIQLSVIAGAHEAGVGRLLFLGSSCIYPKLAPQPISEDALLTGPLEPTNEAYALAKIAGIVQVQSYRKQYGASYISAMPTNLYGPGDNFDLETSHVLPALIRRFHESAAEGRDEVTLWGSGTPRREFLHVDDLAAACAVLLGSYDGDEPVNIGCGEDLTIKALAETVAEVTGFRGRLVWDTSKPDGTPRKLLDVTRLTSLGWKPEIGLREGIAATYRWWREQG, from the coding sequence ATGACAAGTTCGCTGCCGCTCCTGCCCCCGAACGCCCGCGTCTTCGTCGCGGGCCACCGCGGCCTCGTGGGCTCCGCGGTCGCCCGCCGGCTCACCGCCGACGGCCACGAGGTGCTCACCCGGGGCCGCGCCGACCTCGACCTGCGCGATGCCGCCGCGACCGGGGCGTACCTGAAGGACGTCCGCCCCGACGCCGTCGTGCTGGCCGCCGCCAAGGTCGGCGGGATCATGGCCAACAGCACCTACCCGGTGCAGTTCCTCGAGGACAACCTCAAGATCCAGCTCAGCGTGATCGCCGGTGCGCACGAGGCCGGCGTGGGCCGTCTGCTGTTCCTGGGCTCCTCGTGCATCTATCCGAAGCTCGCCCCGCAGCCCATCAGCGAGGACGCCCTGCTGACGGGCCCGCTGGAGCCGACCAACGAGGCGTACGCCCTGGCGAAGATCGCCGGCATCGTCCAGGTCCAGTCGTACCGCAAGCAGTACGGGGCCTCGTACATCTCGGCGATGCCCACGAACCTCTACGGGCCGGGCGACAACTTCGACCTCGAGACCTCGCACGTGCTGCCCGCCCTGATCCGACGCTTCCACGAATCGGCCGCCGAGGGCCGCGACGAGGTCACGCTGTGGGGCAGCGGCACCCCGCGCCGGGAGTTCCTGCACGTGGACGACCTGGCGGCCGCCTGCGCGGTGCTGCTGGGCAGTTACGACGGTGACGAGCCGGTCAACATCGGCTGCGGAGAGGACCTCACCATCAAGGCCCTCGCCGAGACCGTCGCCGAGGTGACCGGCTTCCGCGGCCGGCTCGTCTGGGACACGTCCAAGCCGGACGGCACGCCGCGCAAGCTCCTGGACGTCACCCGTCTGACCTCGCTCGGCTGGAAGCCGGAGATCGGACTGCGGGAGGGCATCGCCGCCACCTACCGGTGGTGGCGCGAGCAGGGCTGA
- a CDS encoding DUF6458 family protein: protein MGGIGGCIALIVVGAILTFATDWKMESVNLDVVGLIMMAAGAIGLAVYASVFKRRRTAALPVVDETHREV, encoded by the coding sequence ATGGGAGGCATCGGCGGCTGCATCGCGCTGATCGTGGTGGGGGCCATCCTCACCTTCGCGACGGACTGGAAGATGGAGAGCGTCAACCTGGACGTCGTCGGCCTGATCATGATGGCGGCCGGCGCCATCGGACTCGCCGTCTACGCGAGCGTCTTCAAACGCCGCCGCACGGCGGCCCTCCCGGTGGTGGACGAAACCCACCGCGAGGTGTAG
- a CDS encoding WcaF family extracellular polysaccharide biosynthesis acetyltransferase encodes MRDLPAFTLAGYDKGRGLLTQALWFAVMNTLFMAWFCPARLRVALLRAFGAQIGEGVLIRHRVRVLWPWKLTVGDHTWIGEGAWLLNLEPVTIGANVCISQEAMLCTGSHDHRAADFRYRNAPIVVEDGAWVAVRATVLAGVTMGRCAVAGAGSVVHRNLPALTLQTMDGQRRPVEEPK; translated from the coding sequence TTGCGTGATCTTCCTGCCTTCACGCTGGCCGGGTACGACAAGGGGCGCGGGCTGCTGACGCAGGCGCTCTGGTTCGCGGTGATGAACACGCTGTTCATGGCGTGGTTCTGTCCGGCCCGGCTGCGGGTGGCGCTGCTGCGGGCGTTCGGCGCGCAGATCGGCGAGGGCGTGCTGATCCGGCACCGGGTGCGGGTGCTGTGGCCGTGGAAGCTCACCGTCGGGGACCACACGTGGATCGGCGAGGGCGCCTGGCTGCTGAACCTGGAGCCGGTGACCATCGGGGCGAACGTGTGCATCTCGCAGGAAGCCATGCTGTGCACCGGTTCGCACGACCACCGGGCCGCCGACTTCCGCTACCGCAACGCGCCGATCGTGGTCGAGGACGGTGCGTGGGTGGCCGTACGGGCGACCGTGCTGGCCGGGGTCACGATGGGCCGCTGCGCGGTGGCGGGCGCCGGTTCGGTGGTCCACAGAAACCTTCCTGCACTGACCCTGCAGACGATGGACGGGCAGCGCCGCCCGGTCGAGGAGCCCAAGTGA